ACCGTAGAAACGGCCCAGAAACTGCTCAATGAGCTGAACAAGATCAGCGGCATCACCCGAATGGTGGTCTATGGCCCTGGCCTTCCCAAGGATGACCCCCAGAACTTGCTCGATGGCAAGTTCGAGGCTCAGAAAAAATATCTGAACATCCTGGGAGAGCGGGTCGAGCTCACCGTCCAGGTCGGAAGGGTCTGGGTCGAGGTCGAGGACATCGCGGTAAAAGACAAGATCAGGGAAGCTTGTGAAAAGACGTTGCCCATCCCCTTCGACATCAACGAAGGGCTCTACCTCAGAACGAGGAAGACGATAACGGACTATGTCCGGAAGGGCGGTAACGTCGACGACATAAGCCTGGGCATGTTCGACCCAAAGTCAAAGCGCAAGCCATCGTGCTGCGGGCCGAGGTCGGACAAGCATATGGATGAATAAAAACGTGAGATGATATCAAATGCCAATAGACCGAGAGACACAGGTTGTGGATTGCAGGGAAAGCATGGGGCTGGATAAGGGCGGGGGCCTTGCCCAGAGGGGCACTCTGTCCGAGACGGGCCGGCCCGATGTAATAGCCATAGCGATGACTCCCGGCAAGCGGCATATCACAAAGCCCGTCTGTGAGATCACCCACGGCTTACGAAGGGAGGGCATCCAGG
The Methanocella sp. DNA segment above includes these coding regions:
- the mcrD gene encoding methyl-coenzyme M reductase operon protein D — encoded protein: MVLPVNGKKRLLQLEIFPSRLLTVETAQKLLNELNKISGITRMVVYGPGLPKDDPQNLLDGKFEAQKKYLNILGERVELTVQVGRVWVEVEDIAVKDKIREACEKTLPIPFDINEGLYLRTRKTITDYVRKGGNVDDISLGMFDPKSKRKPSCCGPRSDKHMDE